In Theobroma cacao cultivar B97-61/B2 chromosome 7, Criollo_cocoa_genome_V2, whole genome shotgun sequence, the genomic window GCAAACTCATTTTCAGGTGGAGGTCCGCCGTTAAATAGAAAAGATAACTCTTTTCGAGAGTCATTATTGACATATCGAGACTCCCTAACGTTAATCTCGATGATACAAGAATTTGAGCTCgagataattttaaataaaaaaaataaaagaaaaaagaaacaaaggaCCCTGATTGGGTTTAGGGCTCTGTTAAAAAGTCCAGCGCAGTCCAACTAAAATCAgggattttcattttattgcCACgtcatatatatatctatatataagAATAAGATATGGCCGCTTGGTTTCAACAATTTTAGTTTAGCAACGAAGACACTTTGATTCCTTTACCTTACATCCAAATcgaatcaaaaaaaaaaaaaaattaagacaaCGGAACCAATGGCCGGAATCGGACCTTTAACTCAAGACTGGGAACCAGTGGTTATTCGAAAAAAGGCCCCAAGCGCCGCCGCCAAGAAGGATGAGAAGGTCGTCAACGCCGCCCGTAGGGCCGGCGCCGAGATCGAATCCATCAAAAAAtgtattcttttctttctcttttctctgttttttttttttgtattttttgacGAATCGCAGCATTTAATAAGATCATAGTACCAAAATACCAATATAAGTACTagggttctttttttttttcttaatgcaaaaaaaaaaaaagaaattataaaatttctattttttgtaAATGGGAATTTGCAGCAAATGCTGGGTCGAACAGGGCAGCATCAAGTAGTACTTCTTTGAACACCAGGAAGCTTGATGAAGAAACTGAAAATCTTGCTCGTAAGATATATTTTATTCCTTCcttccttccttttttttttctgttttttctaaatttttttaatctatttacaaatgaattgGTAATGGATTTATGTATGATAGTAATACAT contains:
- the LOC18594235 gene encoding multiprotein-bridging factor 1b is translated as MAGIGPLTQDWEPVVIRKKAPSAAAKKDEKVVNAARRAGAEIESIKKSNAGSNRAASSSTSLNTRKLDEETENLAHDRVPTELKKAIMQARMEKKLTQAQLAQMINEKPQIIQEYESGKAIPNQQIIGKLERALGTKLRGKK